The Flavobacterium sp. 123 genome contains a region encoding:
- a CDS encoding 3'-5' exonuclease, whose translation MTFTAIDFETATAFHPCSVGIVTVENGIIVDEFVSLIKPPNNLYSPFTIQVHGIYPKDTVNAKSFAQVYPEIKKRLQNKVVVAHNESFDRNVLAKSMASCNLDYAELNIASRWECTVKIYKAKGLKPTKLSDCCREMNIQLQHHEALSDARACAKLYLLR comes from the coding sequence ATGACTTTTACCGCAATAGATTTTGAAACTGCTACAGCATTCCATCCTTGCTCTGTAGGAATTGTAACCGTAGAAAACGGAATAATTGTAGATGAATTCGTCAGTTTAATTAAGCCACCGAATAATTTGTATTCACCCTTTACGATTCAAGTTCACGGTATTTATCCAAAGGATACGGTGAATGCAAAATCATTCGCACAAGTTTACCCTGAAATAAAAAAACGACTTCAAAATAAAGTAGTTGTAGCTCATAATGAGAGTTTTGATCGAAATGTTTTAGCCAAATCGATGGCAAGTTGTAATTTAGATTATGCTGAGTTAAACATAGCTTCACGATGGGAATGCACGGTAAAAATTTATAAGGCTAAAGGATTAAAACCTACAAAACTGAGTGATTGTTGTCGAGAAATGAATATTCAACTCCAGCATCATGAAGCGTTATCAGATGCGCGCGCTTGTGCTAAATTGTATTTATTGAGGTAA
- a CDS encoding putative porin translates to MRILTSLIFLALPTLLFSQIKSGKELDFNSKYTSVTDSTKNVIPKKVATLDMYRIITLERDTTYIDTSLTIQKEYSHNYLRKDNFGLLPFANDGQTYNTLQYSLTNFSPYPEFGFKAKHFNFLEANQIRYASVATPVTELYFKTTQMKGQSVDSFVTLNTSENLNFSLAYRGLRSEGKYINQMSSTGNFRFTLSYNSKNKRYFANTHYTYQDILNEENGGITTVEDFESENIDYKNRQRLEVYLTDAKSFLKGKRLFLDHSFRINPTKGANNLYIAHQFNYENKFFEFNQATVTSSANGRTVYRFGDSYKSSGINDQTHYNKMYNRVGLAYENTTLGKFQFFVDDFRSNYYYNQILIFDTKIVPSSLSQNINNVGGQYQYRKNKWNGTFLYSRSITNQSLSNLDAKLQYDINEDNQLTFQYQNINKLPNNNYNLYQSSYVAYNWSNDFKNEKINSLIANATTPWINASFQFSVLNDHLYFADVSTPTQALSMTQIVAPAQYDGTINYLSVKVGKEFKFGKFALDNTLLYQKTSQQESILNVPEIVTRNTIYFTNYFFKKALYLQTGIVFNYFTKYYANDYNPVIGEFFVQKEKEIGNFPNLDFFVNARIQRTRIYFKAEHFNSSLTGNNFYASPNNPYRDFTIRFGLVWNFFE, encoded by the coding sequence ATGAGAATTCTTACTTCTTTAATTTTTTTAGCATTACCTACGTTACTGTTTTCTCAAATAAAGAGTGGTAAAGAGTTAGATTTTAATAGTAAATATACCAGTGTTACGGATTCAACCAAAAATGTAATTCCGAAAAAAGTAGCGACTTTAGATATGTATCGAATAATTACATTGGAACGCGATACAACTTATATTGACACCTCGCTAACCATCCAAAAAGAGTATAGCCATAATTATTTGCGTAAGGATAATTTTGGGCTTTTGCCTTTCGCAAATGACGGTCAGACTTACAATACATTGCAATATAGTTTGACTAATTTTTCTCCGTATCCTGAATTTGGATTCAAAGCGAAACATTTTAATTTCTTGGAAGCAAATCAAATTAGATATGCTTCAGTTGCTACGCCAGTAACGGAATTGTATTTTAAAACTACACAAATGAAAGGACAATCCGTTGATTCTTTTGTTACTTTAAATACATCTGAAAACCTTAATTTTTCATTGGCTTACAGAGGTTTGCGTTCAGAAGGGAAGTATATTAACCAAATGTCAAGTACTGGGAATTTCAGATTTACGTTAAGTTATAATTCTAAAAACAAGCGTTATTTTGCAAACACACATTATACCTACCAAGATATTTTAAACGAGGAAAACGGCGGAATTACAACTGTTGAAGATTTTGAAAGTGAAAATATAGATTATAAAAACCGCCAACGATTAGAAGTTTATTTGACGGATGCCAAATCTTTTTTGAAAGGGAAAAGACTATTTTTAGACCATTCTTTTAGAATAAATCCAACCAAAGGAGCTAATAATTTATACATCGCGCATCAATTTAATTACGAAAATAAGTTTTTCGAATTCAATCAAGCTACTGTTACATCATCCGCTAATGGAAGAACGGTATATAGATTTGGAGATTCTTATAAAAGCAGTGGTATAAATGACCAGACGCATTATAATAAAATGTATAATAGAGTAGGGCTTGCATACGAGAACACTACTTTAGGAAAGTTTCAATTTTTTGTTGATGACTTTAGATCGAACTATTATTACAATCAAATTTTGATTTTCGACACGAAAATAGTTCCAAGTTCTTTAAGCCAAAATATAAATAATGTCGGTGGGCAATATCAATATCGAAAAAACAAATGGAATGGTACCTTTTTGTACTCTCGATCTATTACAAATCAGTCGTTATCTAATTTAGATGCTAAACTGCAATATGATATTAACGAGGATAATCAACTTACTTTTCAGTATCAAAACATTAATAAATTGCCGAATAACAATTATAATTTGTACCAAAGTAGTTACGTAGCATACAATTGGTCGAATGATTTTAAGAACGAAAAAATTAATTCCTTAATTGCTAATGCAACTACGCCTTGGATTAATGCTTCATTTCAGTTTTCGGTTTTGAATGATCATTTGTATTTTGCAGATGTTTCCACCCCAACTCAAGCGTTGAGTATGACGCAAATTGTTGCGCCTGCACAATATGATGGAACTATAAATTACCTTTCGGTCAAAGTGGGCAAAGAATTCAAATTTGGGAAGTTCGCTTTAGACAACACCCTTTTATATCAAAAAACATCTCAGCAAGAATCCATTCTGAATGTGCCTGAAATTGTAACTAGGAATACGATTTATTTCACTAATTATTTTTTCAAGAAAGCCTTGTATTTGCAAACAGGTATAGTATTTAATTATTTTACAAAATACTATGCGAATGATTATAATCCTGTAATTGGAGAGTTCTTTGTTCAAAAAGAAAAAGAAATTGGAAATTTCCCAAATCTTGATTTTTTCGTTAATGCTAGAATTCAAAGAACTAGAATTTATTTTAAAGCAGAGCATTTTAATTCTTCTTTGACAGGCAATAATTTTTACGCATCCCCTAATAATCCGTATCGTGATTTTACAATCCGTTTTGGATTGGTTTGGAATTTTTTTGAATAG
- a CDS encoding ribonuclease HII: MLQLNYSEFILETGTDEAGRGCLAGPVTAAAVILPANFENKILNDSKQLSEKVREQLKPIIEQQALCFAVTHLEPLVIDEINILNASIKAMQESILKLNPKPEYIIVDGNRFKPVLDIPHTCIVKGDAKFMSIAAASVLAKTYRDEYMNRIHEEFPMYNWKQNKGYPTKEHREAIRKYGTTKYHRMSFRLLPEQLKLNI; this comes from the coding sequence ATGCTGCAACTTAATTATTCTGAATTCATTCTAGAAACGGGCACTGACGAGGCTGGTCGTGGCTGCCTTGCCGGCCCTGTTACTGCTGCAGCTGTTATTCTTCCAGCTAATTTTGAGAATAAAATTTTAAATGACAGCAAGCAATTATCCGAAAAAGTACGCGAGCAATTAAAACCTATCATTGAACAACAAGCGCTTTGTTTTGCAGTAACGCATTTAGAACCATTGGTTATAGACGAAATAAATATTCTAAATGCTTCTATAAAAGCCATGCAAGAAAGTATTTTGAAACTTAACCCAAAACCCGAATATATTATTGTAGACGGAAACCGTTTCAAACCTGTTCTTGATATTCCGCATACTTGTATTGTAAAAGGCGACGCTAAGTTTATGAGTATTGCTGCGGCTTCAGTACTGGCAAAAACGTATCGTGACGAATACATGAATCGAATTCACGAAGAATTTCCTATGTACAATTGGAAACAAAATAAAGGGTATCCAACCAAAGAACACCGGGAAGCAATTCGAAAATATGGCACAACTAAATACCACCGAATGAGTTTTAGACTCTTACCCGAACAATTGAAATTAAATATCTAG
- the lipB gene encoding lipoyl(octanoyl) transferase LipB — protein sequence MNKTIQLQDLGNKDYKATWEYQEELFKGIVDLKIKNRREETNIPTANYFLFVEHPHVYTLGKSGDLSNLLLSEKQLEAKGARFYKINRGGDITYHGPGQIVGYPIIDLENFFTDIHKYLRFLEEAIILTLQDYGLTCGRSEGETGVWLGVGTPFARKICAMGVRASRWVTMHGFALNVNADLGYFDNIIPCGIRGKAVTSLNVELGVERVDEEEVKAKILKYFTALFGCSIVSKI from the coding sequence ATGAACAAAACAATCCAACTTCAAGATTTAGGAAATAAAGATTACAAAGCAACTTGGGAATACCAAGAAGAATTGTTCAAAGGAATTGTTGATTTGAAAATCAAGAACAGAAGAGAAGAAACGAACATTCCGACAGCTAATTATTTTCTTTTTGTAGAACATCCTCATGTTTACACCTTAGGGAAAAGCGGTGATTTGAGTAATTTACTTTTATCCGAAAAGCAATTGGAGGCCAAAGGAGCAAGGTTTTACAAAATCAATCGAGGCGGAGATATTACCTATCACGGACCTGGCCAAATAGTAGGTTACCCAATTATTGATTTGGAAAATTTTTTCACGGACATACATAAATACTTGCGTTTTCTAGAAGAAGCTATTATTCTAACGCTTCAGGATTACGGATTAACTTGCGGCAGAAGCGAAGGCGAAACAGGCGTTTGGTTAGGTGTAGGAACACCATTTGCCCGTAAAATTTGTGCTATGGGTGTTCGTGCTTCCCGCTGGGTAACCATGCACGGATTTGCTTTAAACGTAAATGCAGATTTGGGTTATTTTGATAATATTATACCGTGTGGTATTCGTGGTAAAGCAGTAACCTCTTTGAATGTAGAACTTGGAGTTGAAAGAGTTGATGAAGAAGAAGTTAAAGCAAAAATCCTAAAATATTTTACCGCATTGTTTGGCTGTTCGATTGTTTCAAAAATCTAG
- the lysS gene encoding lysine--tRNA ligase has protein sequence MALSEQEILRREALTELRNLGIEPYPAAEFITTAYSSEILADFEKFEGKEVVLAGRLMGKRIMGKASFAELKDAEGRIQVYVSRDDISDDEEKTMYNVVFKKLLDIGDFIGIRGTVFKTQVGEISVHVYGLTVLAKSLKPLPVVKTDADGKTHDAFADPEQRYRRRYVDLTVNDHVKDTFIKRTKLFNSMRSFFNDKGYLEVETPVLQPIPGGAAARPFITHHNSLDIPLYMRIANELYLKRLIVGGFDGVYEFSKNFRNEGMDRTHNPEFTAMEIYVAYKDYNWMMKFTENLLEHCAIGVNGTSEATFGEHTVNFKAPYARVTMTDSIKHFTGFDISGKNEAELFEAAKGMGIEVDATMGKGKLIDEIFGAKCEGNYIQPTFITDYPKEMSPLCKQHRDNPELTERFELMVCGKEVANAYSELNDPIDQRERFEDQMRLAEKGDDEANGTIDEDFLRALEYGMPPTSGLGIGMDRLMMFLTNNASIQEVLLFPQMRPEKKQVQVELTEEEKLILDLLKTNENQMDLGLLKIKSDLSGKKWDAATKGLAKHNLIKVSLVGESKIVELVG, from the coding sequence ATGGCATTATCCGAACAAGAAATATTACGTAGAGAAGCTCTAACTGAATTGCGCAATTTAGGTATCGAACCTTATCCTGCTGCCGAATTTATCACAACTGCTTATTCAAGCGAAATCCTTGCTGATTTCGAGAAATTTGAAGGTAAAGAAGTGGTTCTTGCTGGTCGTTTGATGGGAAAACGTATCATGGGGAAAGCATCCTTTGCAGAATTGAAAGATGCTGAAGGACGCATTCAAGTGTATGTTTCAAGAGATGATATTTCGGATGATGAGGAGAAAACAATGTACAATGTAGTTTTCAAAAAACTATTGGATATTGGGGATTTTATTGGAATTCGTGGAACAGTTTTCAAAACGCAAGTTGGCGAAATCTCGGTTCATGTATACGGGTTGACCGTTTTGGCGAAATCTCTGAAACCGCTTCCTGTGGTTAAAACTGATGCTGACGGAAAAACACACGATGCATTTGCAGATCCAGAACAAAGATACCGTCGCCGTTATGTGGATTTAACCGTGAATGACCACGTAAAAGATACGTTTATCAAGAGAACAAAATTGTTTAATTCGATGCGTTCTTTCTTTAATGACAAAGGATATCTTGAGGTTGAAACTCCAGTTTTACAACCCATTCCTGGTGGTGCTGCTGCAAGACCTTTTATCACGCACCACAACTCGCTTGACATTCCGTTGTACATGCGTATTGCAAACGAATTGTATTTAAAAAGATTAATTGTTGGTGGATTTGATGGCGTGTATGAGTTTTCAAAAAACTTCCGTAACGAAGGTATGGACCGTACACACAACCCAGAATTTACTGCAATGGAAATATATGTAGCCTACAAAGACTACAACTGGATGATGAAATTCACCGAAAACTTATTGGAACATTGCGCTATTGGCGTAAACGGAACCAGTGAAGCTACTTTTGGTGAACATACCGTGAACTTTAAAGCTCCTTATGCTCGCGTTACAATGACGGATTCTATCAAACATTTTACTGGTTTTGATATTTCTGGAAAAAATGAAGCGGAATTATTCGAGGCTGCTAAAGGAATGGGAATTGAGGTAGATGCTACCATGGGGAAAGGTAAATTGATTGATGAGATTTTTGGCGCAAAATGCGAAGGAAATTATATTCAACCAACATTCATTACGGATTATCCAAAAGAAATGTCGCCTTTGTGCAAACAACACCGCGACAATCCAGAATTGACGGAGCGTTTTGAATTAATGGTTTGTGGTAAAGAAGTAGCCAATGCTTATTCGGAACTAAACGACCCAATTGACCAAAGAGAGCGTTTTGAAGACCAAATGCGTTTGGCTGAAAAAGGTGATGACGAAGCTAACGGAACGATTGACGAAGATTTCTTGAGAGCTTTAGAGTATGGAATGCCTCCTACTTCTGGATTAGGAATTGGAATGGACCGTTTGATGATGTTCTTAACAAACAACGCTTCTATTCAAGAAGTATTATTGTTTCCACAAATGCGCCCTGAGAAAAAACAAGTTCAAGTTGAATTAACGGAAGAAGAAAAATTAATCCTTGATTTATTGAAAACCAATGAAAACCAAATGGATTTGGGATTATTAAAAATCAAATCTGATTTGAGTGGAAAAAAATGGGATGCTGCAACCAAAGGTTTAGCAAAACACAACTTGATTAAAGTGAGTCTTGTTGGCGAAAGCAAAATAGTAGAATTAGTAGGTTAA
- a CDS encoding TonB-dependent receptor plug domain-containing protein, protein MKKKYYLFLLLIVSSLSLFAQEKATDTIAPKKLQEVIVIGQKKELYEKQTKPLATVDDYLQQSGKVGMIKRGGYAWEPIINGMATERTLITIDGMRIFGACTDKMDPITSYVEVSNLSEATVKSGQQASCHGATIGGGIDLKRNRSGFANTGWDASLNTGFETNSMQKIIGAAVNFSDNLFYVDTDFMYRDAGNYSAGNNQEVLFSQFRKFNFSTTSGFSFDENKVIEASLIYDKATNVGYPALPMDVSLAEALITSVQYKYVPESSIVENWETKMYYNTITHRMDDTKRPSVPIHMDMPGWSDTYGFYSKLKGLVNKHHFTVDLNSFYNRSKAEMTMYPTDPNESLMFMFTWPDVRTFYSSLFLEDAVALNYHSSLRFSASIANHVNTVSDQFGLESLQIFYPNMSDTKSRILKSFSSNYSYELNGFEYGFGLGYGERAPSVSEGYGFYLFNSFDRYDYIGNPELKNEKSAEGNAFFGYKNNKMSAKIAASYFHISDYIVGKPDATLIPMTIGASGIKVYTALDFATIFNTDLNVAYQFSDSFKWSGQLVYSYGKDNTKENLPFISPLRYSAMLHYKKNKISLELAVQGNAVQTQYSPFYGEDRTPDYAILNMSSGYSFAFEKTKWSLRSGIENILDTNYSTFSDWNNIPRKGRNFFLNVTVGF, encoded by the coding sequence ATGAAAAAGAAATACTATTTGTTTTTATTGCTGATTGTAAGTTCATTGTCGCTTTTTGCACAAGAGAAAGCAACAGATACGATTGCACCAAAAAAACTTCAAGAAGTCATAGTCATTGGCCAAAAAAAGGAATTGTATGAAAAGCAAACCAAGCCTTTGGCAACAGTTGATGATTATTTGCAACAGTCAGGCAAGGTAGGAATGATTAAAAGAGGAGGTTACGCCTGGGAACCAATCATCAACGGAATGGCAACCGAAAGAACATTAATCACTATCGACGGAATGCGGATTTTTGGCGCTTGTACCGATAAAATGGATCCTATAACGTCTTATGTTGAGGTTTCTAATCTATCAGAAGCAACTGTAAAATCAGGGCAGCAAGCTAGTTGTCACGGCGCAACTATTGGCGGAGGAATTGATTTAAAAAGAAACCGAAGCGGATTTGCTAATACCGGTTGGGATGCTTCTTTAAATACGGGTTTTGAAACTAATAGTATGCAAAAAATCATAGGCGCTGCAGTTAATTTTTCAGATAATCTGTTTTACGTGGACACGGATTTTATGTATCGTGATGCGGGAAATTATTCTGCGGGAAACAATCAAGAGGTTTTGTTTTCTCAGTTTAGAAAGTTTAATTTTTCAACTACTTCTGGTTTTTCTTTCGATGAAAATAAAGTAATTGAAGCTTCATTAATTTACGATAAAGCAACTAATGTGGGCTATCCTGCTTTACCAATGGATGTTTCATTGGCGGAAGCATTAATCACTTCTGTCCAATATAAATATGTTCCTGAATCTTCAATAGTGGAGAATTGGGAGACTAAAATGTATTACAATACTATCACGCATAGGATGGATGATACCAAGCGACCATCAGTGCCCATTCATATGGATATGCCAGGTTGGAGTGATACGTATGGCTTTTATTCAAAACTTAAAGGATTGGTTAATAAACATCATTTCACAGTTGATTTGAATTCTTTTTACAACCGTTCCAAAGCTGAAATGACCATGTATCCTACTGATCCAAACGAAAGTTTGATGTTTATGTTTACTTGGCCAGATGTGCGAACGTTTTATAGTTCTTTGTTTTTAGAAGATGCCGTTGCTTTGAATTATCATTCGAGTTTGAGGTTTTCTGCAAGTATTGCAAATCATGTTAATACAGTTTCAGACCAATTTGGATTAGAAAGTTTACAGATTTTTTATCCGAATATGAGTGATACCAAAAGTCGAATTCTAAAGAGTTTTTCATCAAATTACTCCTATGAATTAAATGGGTTTGAGTACGGTTTTGGTCTTGGATATGGAGAGCGAGCACCATCGGTTTCTGAAGGATATGGATTCTATTTGTTCAATAGTTTTGATCGGTATGATTATATTGGGAACCCAGAATTGAAGAATGAAAAATCAGCAGAGGGAAATGCTTTTTTTGGATATAAAAACAATAAAATGAGCGCCAAGATTGCTGCGTCATATTTTCATATTTCAGATTATATTGTTGGTAAACCAGATGCCACTTTGATTCCGATGACTATTGGCGCCAGCGGAATAAAAGTATATACAGCACTAGATTTTGCCACTATTTTTAACACAGATTTGAATGTAGCATATCAGTTTAGTGACAGTTTCAAGTGGTCTGGGCAATTAGTGTACAGCTACGGGAAAGACAATACAAAAGAGAATCTGCCATTTATAAGTCCGTTGCGTTATTCAGCTATGTTGCATTACAAAAAAAATAAAATCTCGTTGGAGCTAGCAGTTCAAGGAAATGCAGTTCAAACACAATACAGTCCATTTTACGGTGAAGATCGAACGCCTGATTATGCGATTTTGAATATGAGTTCAGGCTATTCTTTTGCTTTTGAAAAAACAAAATGGAGTTTGCGTTCCGGTATTGAGAATATTCTAGATACAAATTATTCCACCTTTTCAGATTGGAACAACATTCCCCGAAAAGGAAGGAATTTCTTTTTGAACGTTACCGTTGGATTTTAA
- the moaA gene encoding GTP 3',8-cyclase MoaA — MENNTISMQDTHGRGHNYLRISITEHCNLRCTYCMPAEGIALTPRAHLMTADEIVTIAQTFVNLGVTKIRLTGGEPLVRKDAKDIIQRLGKLGVELTLTTNGILAHEFIDTFKEAGIKALNVSIDSLQKEKFNTITRRNYFEKLWENLDLLDANGFQVKLNVVVIKGFNENEIIDFIEMTKDRNIQIRFIEFMPFDGNQWNKEKLVSYAEIMSQVNAFYLPENVNRIEDKPNDTAKNHKIGTYTGSFSVISSVTNPFCSTCNRIRLTADGKLKNCLFSNSETSLLDTLRAGEAIEPLIFQNIKSKHAMRGGMDDDAKFQNPELFSQNRSMIKIGG, encoded by the coding sequence ATGGAAAATAACACCATTTCAATGCAGGATACACACGGCAGAGGGCACAATTATTTGCGCATTTCAATTACGGAACACTGTAATTTGAGATGTACGTATTGTATGCCAGCCGAAGGAATTGCGCTCACACCAAGAGCGCATCTGATGACTGCAGATGAAATTGTGACGATTGCCCAGACTTTTGTTAATCTTGGGGTTACTAAAATCAGATTGACAGGAGGGGAGCCTTTAGTCCGTAAAGATGCCAAAGATATTATTCAGCGATTAGGGAAACTAGGAGTTGAATTGACGCTAACTACTAACGGAATTCTGGCTCATGAATTTATAGATACCTTCAAAGAAGCTGGAATTAAAGCTTTGAATGTGAGTATTGATAGTTTGCAAAAAGAAAAATTTAATACAATTACCCGTAGAAATTATTTTGAAAAACTATGGGAAAATCTTGATTTGCTTGACGCCAATGGGTTTCAGGTGAAGCTGAATGTTGTGGTAATAAAAGGCTTTAATGAGAATGAAATTATCGATTTTATTGAAATGACCAAAGATCGAAACATTCAGATTCGGTTTATTGAGTTTATGCCTTTTGATGGCAATCAATGGAATAAAGAAAAATTAGTTTCCTATGCCGAAATTATGTCGCAAGTGAATGCTTTTTATTTACCAGAAAATGTAAATCGTATTGAGGACAAACCTAATGATACAGCCAAAAATCATAAAATAGGAACTTACACAGGAAGTTTTTCGGTTATTAGTTCCGTAACAAACCCGTTTTGTAGTACGTGCAATCGCATCAGACTAACCGCAGACGGTAAATTAAAAAACTGTCTTTTTTCAAATTCTGAAACCTCTTTATTAGACACATTGAGAGCTGGTGAAGCAATTGAACCGCTTATATTCCAAAATATAAAATCCAAGCACGCCATGCGAGGCGGAATGGATGATGATGCTAAATTTCAAAATCCAGAACTGTTTTCTCAAAACAGAAGTATGATTAAGATTGGTGGGTAA